Proteins from a single region of Xiphophorus maculatus strain JP 163 A chromosome 22, X_maculatus-5.0-male, whole genome shotgun sequence:
- the smndc1 gene encoding survival of motor neuron-related-splicing factor 30, whose product MSEDLVKQLSSYKAQLQQVEVALSTDPDNEDLLKLQKDLQEVIDLTKDLLTSQPIDGASSTSGSESVPVKKSWKVGERCLATWSQDGQVYEAEIEELDRENGTAAVTFTEYGNAEVIPLQNLKVVEEGKRNEDDGGLKSKSRKEQIAEQREYKKKKAQKKVQRMKELEQEREEQKSKWQQFNNKAYSKNKKGQVKRSIFASPESVNGKVGVGTCGIADKPMTQYNDTSKYNVRHLMPQ is encoded by the exons ATGTCGGAAGATTTGGTGAAACAGTTGAGCAGCTACAAAGCTCAGCTACAGCAAGTAGAAGTTGCCTTATCAACCGATCCAGATAATGAAGACCTCCTAAAACTTCAGAAGGACTTGCAG GAAGTCATCGATCTGACTAAAGATCTCCTGACTTCGCAACCCATTGATGGGGCTTCCAGCACCAGCGGCTCAGAGTCGGTGCCAGTGAAGAAGAGCTGGAAAGTGGGTGAACGATGTTTGGCAACGTGGAGCCAGGATGGCCA GGTGTATGAAGCTGAGATTGAGGAGTTAGACCGAGAGAACGGCACTGCGGCCGTTACGTTCACAGAGTACGGGAATGCTGAAGTGATTCCTCTGCAGAACCTCAAAGTCGTGGAGGAAGGGAAACGAAATGAGGATGACGGAGGtttaaagtcaaagtcaag AAAAGAGCAAATAGCGGAGCAGCGAGAGtataagaagaagaaagctCAGAAAAAGGTACAGAGGATGAAGGAGCTGGAGCAAGAGAGGGAGGAGCAGAAGTCTAAGTGGCAACAGTTCAACAACAAAGCTTACTCAAAGAACAAGAAAGGACAG GTAAAGAGGAGCATATTTGCATCGCCAGAAAGTGTAAATGGAAAGGTGGGAGTGGGAACATGTGGCATTGCAGACAAACCTATGACCCAGTATAATGACACATCCAAATATAATGTCAGACATCTGATGCCACAATGA
- the LOC102229866 gene encoding alpha-2A adrenergic receptor-like, giving the protein MGCLNLTSRNETLPGKQPFSVQTSVLLTALVGMLILLTVFGNVMVVIAVITSRVLKAPQNLFLVSLACADILVSTLVMPFSLANELMGYWYFGTVWCEIHLALDVLFCTSSIVHLCAISLDRYWSVTKAIEYNLKRTPRRIKCTICLVWALAALISFPPLITMTKKEGGKDNPACKINEVKWYIIFSSIASFFAPCVIMIMVYVRIYQVAKKRTRASPGERQRENGNLENTQFDMDPGEKQEKEMDEPKDGEEVYGLDVEEEPSSSDGNENILCSLMKKRSGRTPKVTQVKSKETYTKAEDLSSARASKWKGRQYRERRFTFVLAVVVGVFVLCWFPFFFTYTLAAVCDTCCIPETLFKTFFWFGYCNSSLNPVIYTIFNKDFRKSFKKILCKRNTGGL; this is encoded by the coding sequence ATGGGCTGCCTCAACCTCACCAGCAGAAACGAGACTTTGCCTGGCAAGCAGCCCTTCTCGGTGCAGACCTCAGTGTTGCTCACCGCCCTGGTGGGGATGCTCATTTTACTAACCGTGTTTGGCAATGTCATGGTAGTGATTGCTGTGATCACAAGCCGAGTCCTGAAGGCACCCCAGAACTTGTTTTTAGTCTCTCTGGCTTGCGCAGACATTCTGGTTTCCACCTTAGTGATGCCCTTTTCCTTAGCAAACGAACTCATGGGTTACTGGTACTTTGGCACAGTGTGGTGTGAAATCCACCTGGCTTTGGATGTTCTCTTTTGCACTTCATCCATCGTTCACCTGTGCGCCATAAGCCTGGACAGGTACTGGTCTGTGACTAAAGCCATCGAGTATAACCTGAAGCGGACGCCCCGCAGGATTAAATGCACAATCTGCTTGGTTTGGGCACTTGCAGCCTTGATTTCATTTCCCCCGCTCATCACAATGACAAAGAAGGAGGGAGGAAAGGACAACCCTGCGTGCAAGATCAACGAGGTGAAATGGTATATCATATTCTCAAGCATTGCATCCTTCTTTGCACCCTGTGTCATCATGATTATGGTGTATGTCCGGATCTACCAGGTTGCCAAGAAAAGAACCAGAGCCTCACCGGGAGAACGGCAAAGAGAGAACGGCAATTTAGAGAACACCCAATTTGACATGGACCCCggagaaaagcaagaaaaagaaatggatgaGCCGAAAGATGGGGAAGAGGTCTACGGGCTGGATGTGGAGGAAGAGCCGTCCTCCTCTGATGGGAATGAAAACATCTTGTGTTCCCTGATGAAAAAGAGGAGCGGAAGAACACCCAAAGTGACTCAGGTGAAATCTAAAGAAACTTATACAAAGGCAGAGGACCTGTCCTCTGCGAGGGCGAGCAAGTGGAAGGGAAGGCAGTACAGAGAGAGGCGCTTCACCTTCGTCCTGGCTGTGGTCGTGGGAGTGTTTGTTCTTTGCTGGTTCCCCTTTTTTTTCACCTACACGCTTGCAGCAGTTTGTGACACGTGCTGCATCCCAGAGACGCTGTTCAAAACCTTCTTCTGGTTCGGTTACTGCAACAGCTCACTAAATCCGGTGATATACACCATATTCAATAAAGACTTCAGAAAATCATTCAAAAAAATCCTTTGCAAAAGAAACACAGGAGgtttgtaa